In Euphorbia lathyris chromosome 9, ddEupLath1.1, whole genome shotgun sequence, the following are encoded in one genomic region:
- the LOC136206345 gene encoding pectin acetylesterase 5-like — protein MANPKVRGFIRWRNWAKKDWAVAAVGLTVIIISAITFFFDSETDRLDIITLEDLVDLTLVHNAKDRGAFCLDGSLPAYHFQKGFGSGSTNWLLHIEGGGWCDSIESCSFRKRTKLGSSNSMERQVPFSGILSRHQSQNPDFFNWNKVKIRYCDGASLAGHPENESKNGTQLYFRGQLIWEAIMDELLSIGLSNAKKALLSGCSAGGLSTLIHCDSFRALLPKDATVKCLADAGFFLDEKDILGHHTMRSFYHNVVDLQGVEKSLHKNCIARMGKDYFKCLFPREIIKDIMTPVFLVNPAYDFWQIQHILVSVETASHGHWEKCRLNLNHCSPSQMEILQGYRDSMLNALGDFQKNELGGMFINSCFIHCQTWMAETWHSPTSPKINNKTIAESVGDWYFNRGVVKKIDCPYPCNPTCYNMDFL, from the exons ATGGCGAATCCAAAGGTTCGAGGTTTTATACGGTGGAGAAATTGGGCCAAGAAAGACTGGGCAGTTGCAGCTGTGGGATTAACTGTGATAATCATCTCCGCTATTACCTTTTTCTTCGACTCAGAGACCGACCGTCTCGACATCATCACCCTTGAGGATCTTGTTGACTTGACGTTAGTGCACAACGCCAAAGATAGAGGCGCCT TTTGTTTAGATGGGAGCTTACCTGCGTATCACTTCCAGAAGGGATTCGGATCTGGCTCTACCAATTGGCTACTGCACATTGAG GGTGGAGGCTGGTGTGATTCAATAGAATCATGTTCGTTTCGCAAAAGGACAAAGTTAGGATCCTCAAACAGCATGGAACGGCAAGTTCCTTTTTCTGGAATTCTTAGCCGGCATCAGTCTCAGAATCCCG ACTTCTTTAACTGGAATAAGGTCAAGATACGTTACTGCGATGGTGCATCTTTAGCCGGACATCCTGAAAACGAGTCCAAG AACGGAACACAGCTCTATTTCAGAGGCCAGCTCATTTGGGAAGCAATTATGGATGAACTTTTATCAATTGGGTTGTCTAATGCCAAAAAG GCTCTTCTTTCAGGGTGCTCTGCTGGAGGATTGTCTACTCTTATTCATTGCGATAGCTTTCGAGCGCTTCTGCCAAAGGATGCCACTGTTAAGTGCCTTGCTGATGCAGGTTTTTTTCTTGATGA GAAAGATATTCTTGGACATCACACAATGAGATCTTTCTATCATAACGTCGTCGATCTTCAG GGTGTAGAGAAAAGTTTGCACAAGAACTGTATCGCCAGAATGGGGAAGGACTATTTCAAG TGTCTTTTTCCTCGGGAAATAATTAAAGACATAATGACCCCAGTTTTCTTAGTCAACCCAGCTTATGATTTTTGGCAG ATACAACACATCTTAGTATCAGTTGAAACAGCATCTCATGGGCATTGGGAGAAATGCAGATTGAACCTTAATCATTGTAGCCCTAGCCAGATGGAAATCTTACAAG GTTATCGTGACTCTATGCTCAATGCGCTGGGTGATTTCCAGAAAAATGAGTTAGGAGGAATGTTCATAAATTCTTGCTTTATTCATTGCCAAACATGGATGGCTGAGACGTGGCATTCGCCAACTTCTCCGAAAATCAACAACAAG ACGATTGCAGAGTCAGTCGGTGACTGGTACTTTAACCGTGGAGTAGTAAAGAAAATTGACTGCCCATATCCGTGCAATCCTACTTGCTATAACATGGATTTTTTGTGA